One window of Dehalobacterium formicoaceticum genomic DNA carries:
- a CDS encoding sodium:proton antiporter, giving the protein MEHSLGTVLPLYSAIPFVCMLLSIALGPVLIPNIWHHHFGKISAGWAALIAIPLLIFYQKEGLDELLFVMIADYIPFIVLLGALFTVGGGILVRTSLKGTTAVNAGFLTIGALLASWMGTTGAAMLLIRPFLRVNKHRKYKAFMVVFFIFMVANVGGALTPLGDPPLFLGFLHGVPFFWTLRLISPMLVVLAALLVIYIAFDKFYLGKEAKENTGLKIQQGSDGDCAVAPSNGKKLEILGTQNFILLAAVIGIIIFSGSVKMSEVSVLGVHRGLQDIIRDLVLVAIMVISMKITPKALRTENEFSWGPIQEVAYLFFGIFITMAPVLAILKAGEAGALSFVTAAVKEPAQYFWIAGVLSSFLDNAPTYLTFFSTALGQFYPGMAEAPAVALLLTEHPTHLMAISAGSVFFGAVTYIGNAPNFMVRSISEQCGVKMPSFFGYMAYSVCILLPLFALVTLIFFL; this is encoded by the coding sequence ATGGAACATTCCTTAGGTACAGTTTTACCCTTATATTCAGCGATTCCTTTTGTTTGCATGTTATTATCTATTGCCCTGGGGCCCGTCCTGATCCCCAATATCTGGCATCACCATTTTGGAAAGATCTCGGCAGGTTGGGCCGCTTTGATTGCCATTCCTTTGCTTATTTTTTATCAAAAAGAAGGTCTGGATGAATTACTCTTTGTCATGATTGCCGATTACATTCCCTTTATCGTGCTTTTAGGCGCCCTCTTTACCGTGGGGGGAGGCATTCTGGTGCGTACTTCCCTCAAAGGAACCACCGCCGTCAATGCCGGTTTTCTTACCATAGGTGCCCTGCTGGCCTCCTGGATGGGAACCACGGGTGCTGCCATGCTGCTGATTCGTCCTTTTCTCCGGGTGAACAAGCATCGTAAATACAAAGCTTTTATGGTCGTCTTCTTTATTTTCATGGTCGCCAATGTGGGAGGAGCCTTAACCCCCTTGGGAGATCCCCCCTTATTTCTGGGCTTCCTGCATGGGGTGCCCTTCTTTTGGACTTTGCGTTTGATCAGCCCTATGTTGGTGGTACTTGCTGCCTTACTGGTCATTTACATTGCCTTTGATAAGTTTTATCTCGGGAAAGAAGCCAAGGAAAACACCGGGCTTAAGATTCAACAGGGTTCTGATGGCGATTGTGCCGTCGCACCATCCAACGGGAAAAAATTAGAAATCCTTGGTACCCAGAATTTTATTCTTCTGGCTGCTGTGATCGGCATCATTATCTTTAGCGGCAGTGTGAAAATGAGTGAAGTTTCCGTATTGGGCGTCCATCGCGGTTTACAGGATATCATTCGGGATTTGGTCCTGGTTGCCATTATGGTGATCTCCATGAAAATCACACCGAAAGCACTGCGCACCGAAAACGAGTTCTCCTGGGGACCGATTCAGGAAGTCGCTTATCTTTTCTTCGGGATCTTTATTACCATGGCTCCGGTCTTAGCGATTTTAAAAGCAGGAGAAGCCGGTGCCCTCAGTTTCGTCACCGCTGCCGTGAAGGAACCGGCCCAATATTTTTGGATTGCAGGAGTTCTTTCCAGTTTTCTGGATAATGCGCCCACTTATCTGACCTTCTTCAGCACAGCCTTAGGCCAATTCTATCCAGGTATGGCGGAAGCTCCGGCAGTGGCTCTGCTTCTCACGGAACATCCTACTCATTTGATGGCCATTTCTGCCGGATCGGTATTTTTTGGGGCAGTTACCTACATTGGTAATGCGCCCAACTTTATGGTACGCTCCATTTCAGAGCAGTGCGGGGTAAAGATGCCCAGCTTCTTCGGCTATATGGCCTATAGTGTCTGCATCCTGCTGCCGTTATTTGCTTTGGTTACCCTGATATTCTTTCTTTAA
- a CDS encoding LysM peptidoglycan-binding domain-containing protein, protein MKFYLVQPGDTLNKIASLYGVAEEEILQANDLEKPDLIQAHQMILIPKSAKNCPFLQQKMVVEIERDGVIATDKCVRSPNGTYTYTVQRGDTLYKIAQRFGTTVATLAALNYIANPNVISPGQVLILPQADTTIYTVKPGDTLYLIAQRFNTTTQSLVQLNNLTNPNLIYPGQVLQVPRGMPAPVPPSPPAPGPTEEYEVRPGDTLYLIAQRFNTTVETLARLNNMANPALIYPGTVILVPVTPSEPGPEPPFLESLWFYVHSPAAWRSLQEHYQSISALVPFWYQITDEGEIIDGTNQQVLDFAKRNNLFVYGLFHNFNGVSFDTKLIDHVLSDAQLRETLIDNIVNLVEEKGLNGVNIDFEFISPENRDNLTLFMNNLYQRMHPQGYVVTIDVLAKESDNPTNRLSGVYDYRALGEAADQVIVLTQDEHYMSFPDPGPIASLPWVKRILDYTVSQIPAEKVKMAAPVYGYDWPIGAPGRLVTYPEVVSLAERYQAEIQFDTESASPYLDYTANGIAHQVWFENAMSFGMKLETAEQYGLGGFASWKLGDEDPAVWAVIEQHN, encoded by the coding sequence ATGAAATTTTATCTGGTGCAACCCGGTGATACACTAAATAAAATTGCCTCCCTTTATGGTGTCGCCGAGGAGGAAATTCTGCAAGCCAATGATCTGGAAAAGCCGGATTTGATTCAAGCGCATCAAATGATCTTAATACCTAAGTCTGCAAAAAACTGCCCTTTTCTTCAGCAAAAAATGGTGGTGGAAATTGAGAGAGATGGAGTCATTGCTACGGATAAATGCGTGCGTTCCCCAAACGGCACCTATACCTACACGGTGCAAAGGGGTGACACCCTCTATAAAATTGCTCAGCGATTTGGTACTACTGTTGCAACCCTTGCGGCCTTAAATTATATTGCCAATCCTAACGTGATAAGTCCAGGACAGGTACTAATCTTACCCCAGGCCGATACGACCATTTATACTGTAAAACCTGGTGATACTTTATATTTAATTGCCCAAAGGTTTAACACCACCACCCAATCATTGGTTCAATTAAATAACTTGACCAATCCGAATTTGATCTATCCTGGCCAGGTGCTCCAAGTCCCCAGAGGAATGCCGGCACCGGTACCGCCTTCTCCGCCCGCGCCTGGACCTACAGAAGAATATGAAGTACGGCCAGGGGATACTCTTTATTTAATTGCCCAAAGGTTTAATACCACCGTAGAAACTTTGGCCCGCCTGAATAACATGGCAAATCCAGCACTCATTTATCCGGGAACAGTGATCTTGGTTCCGGTTACTCCATCAGAACCTGGCCCTGAGCCACCCTTCCTGGAAAGCCTCTGGTTTTATGTTCATTCCCCGGCCGCCTGGAGGAGCTTGCAGGAACATTACCAATCCATTTCGGCCTTGGTGCCCTTTTGGTACCAGATAACCGATGAGGGTGAGATTATCGACGGGACCAATCAGCAGGTGCTGGATTTTGCGAAGAGAAATAATTTATTTGTTTACGGTTTGTTCCATAACTTTAACGGGGTAAGTTTTGATACGAAACTGATTGACCATGTACTATCAGATGCCCAACTGCGGGAGACGTTGATTGATAATATTGTTAATTTGGTCGAGGAAAAAGGCTTGAACGGAGTCAACATCGATTTTGAGTTTATTTCACCGGAAAACCGGGATAACTTGACACTGTTCATGAACAACCTATATCAGCGCATGCATCCCCAAGGATATGTGGTAACCATTGATGTCCTGGCTAAGGAAAGTGATAATCCAACCAATCGGTTAAGCGGGGTGTATGACTATCGTGCTTTGGGAGAAGCAGCAGATCAGGTAATTGTATTGACCCAGGACGAACATTACATGTCCTTCCCCGATCCCGGACCGATTGCATCTCTTCCTTGGGTTAAAAGGATTTTAGATTATACGGTATCTCAAATACCCGCAGAAAAGGTAAAGATGGCTGCCCCGGTCTATGGATATGACTGGCCTATTGGTGCGCCGGGCCGACTTGTTACCTATCCGGAAGTGGTGTCTTTGGCGGAGCGATATCAGGCAGAAATTCAATTTGACACCGAAAGTGCTTCACCTTATCTTGATTATACAGCAAACGGTATTGCCCACCAGGTATGGTTTGAAAATGCCATGAGCTTTGGTATGAAGCTAGAGACAGCGGAACAATATGGTTTGGGGGGTTTTGCCTCCTGGAAACTGGGCGATGAAGACCCGGCAGTCTGGGCAGTAATAGAGCAGCACAATTAA
- a CDS encoding DUF3231 family protein: protein MTFFTAPRSKAEKQQQLVDVEEAYNLWDTLRSKYSVMERLQIWTNFAHDPEFVLILRKFSHDLKKEISVLEKDLQRFAIQGPKTNRSKINSSVNSEVLLDELLANDFFLLLQEQVEMFLRAFVTSTTNDQVRKIFLKLLSHAVERLTLMAKYLKVKGWIETPPLYPLVPSDVPERLDSGEAFHLWDHLTYRYDNFEKTEIFHDFVYDGDFKILLKVGLQGPLKKQISMLEKELEYFGIPIPEHPPNVFTPPDNTEILKDDFMFKDIFAGIHGAAIMHAQALKQSTTNSRVQKIFNDLLLGEADILNQLIKFGKVKGWIYPAPQYRL from the coding sequence ATGACGTTTTTTACGGCACCAAGGAGTAAGGCGGAAAAACAACAGCAGTTGGTGGATGTGGAGGAAGCTTATAATTTATGGGATACTTTGAGGTCGAAGTACAGTGTCATGGAACGATTGCAGATTTGGACGAACTTTGCTCATGATCCTGAGTTTGTGCTGATTCTTCGTAAGTTTTCCCATGATCTTAAAAAAGAGATTAGTGTACTAGAGAAGGATCTCCAAAGATTCGCGATTCAGGGACCAAAAACAAACAGGTCAAAAATTAATTCATCTGTCAATTCGGAAGTGCTCCTGGATGAATTATTAGCCAATGATTTCTTTCTGCTGCTTCAGGAACAAGTGGAAATGTTTTTAAGGGCCTTTGTCACATCAACGACAAATGATCAGGTCAGAAAAATATTCCTGAAGCTGCTCTCCCACGCTGTTGAACGACTTACGCTCATGGCAAAATATCTGAAAGTTAAAGGGTGGATCGAAACACCGCCTCTTTATCCTCTCGTTCCCAGTGATGTGCCGGAGCGCTTGGATTCGGGGGAGGCTTTTCACCTCTGGGATCATTTAACCTATCGTTACGATAATTTTGAAAAAACGGAAATCTTTCATGATTTTGTATATGATGGTGATTTTAAAATTCTACTAAAAGTAGGTTTGCAAGGACCGCTGAAAAAGCAAATTTCCATGCTGGAGAAAGAATTAGAGTATTTTGGGATTCCCATACCCGAGCATCCCCCTAATGTTTTTACTCCACCGGACAACACTGAAATCCTGAAAGACGATTTTATGTTCAAAGACATTTTCGCGGGAATTCATGGGGCGGCAATTATGCATGCCCAAGCCCTGAAACAATCCACGACAAATAGCCGGGTTCAGAAAATTTTTAATGATTTATTGCTGGGGGAAGCCGACATTTTAAACCAATTAATTAAGTTTGGTAAGGTTAAAGGATGGATATATCCGGCACCTCAATACAGACTTTAA
- a CDS encoding C-GCAxxG-C-C family protein has product MNEAALQELKQKAEELYRCGDYLCSEAVFTVVNDYLGQPLPPEAVRITSGLPGGIGFAGCTCGALSGAILSLGLKYGRTGPRQDNEKILALSKELHDEFKKKFGSTCCRVLIRNFTFGSPEHREHCITVTGEAAKMALEKL; this is encoded by the coding sequence ATGAATGAAGCAGCATTACAAGAGTTAAAGCAAAAGGCTGAAGAGTTATATCGGTGCGGTGATTACCTTTGCTCTGAAGCTGTCTTTACCGTAGTGAATGATTATCTTGGTCAACCATTGCCCCCGGAAGCTGTCAGGATCACATCCGGCCTTCCTGGTGGGATTGGATTTGCCGGTTGCACCTGCGGAGCTCTCAGCGGAGCAATTCTTTCCTTGGGATTAAAATATGGCCGTACCGGCCCCAGACAAGATAATGAAAAGATCTTGGCTTTAAGCAAGGAATTACATGATGAGTTTAAAAAGAAATTTGGCAGTACCTGTTGCCGAGTTTTGATCCGCAATTTTACTTTCGGAAGCCCTGAACATCGTGAGCACTGTATTACAGTTACAGGGGAAGCTGCCAAAATGGCTTTGGAAAAGCTATAA
- the lpdA gene encoding dihydrolipoyl dehydrogenase, with amino-acid sequence MAESNDFKTDIAILGGGPAGYVAAIRAAQLGAEVLLIEEKELGGVCLNQGCIPTKSFLKNAEAAHLVQTSKEYGIDAKIQAVDWHSAWLRKERVVKNSRMGVESLIAAHKIILLKGRGYVENPREIRVETGQESVRVSCRHLIITVGSEPLLPKIPGIDLPGVLTSNEALELKEIPRSLVIVGAGVIGLEFADMFNSIGTKVTVLEMENSILPKEDREIGEELLKVLKRKGIGFKLGVQVKKIEEIKEIEEINEISDHQDQLKILFEGNRKETVLKAEKILVAAGRRSRTYSSDLIALGLEIEHGAIAVNEKMATNVPGVYAAGDVIGGKLLAHLAYAEGRVAVENALGRETRLNYDTVPTCTYTHPEIATVGIGEEEAAKRGIKVLVGRFELRHNSRAMTLGERDGFVKVVVDRESGVILGGQILGSQASEMISELTLAVTLGVKAEIIAEMMHPHPTLSEAIMEACGDALGRSIHKVNEKN; translated from the coding sequence TTGGCGGAAAGCAATGATTTCAAAACAGACATTGCCATCTTAGGCGGCGGACCGGCGGGTTATGTGGCCGCAATCAGAGCAGCTCAATTGGGAGCTGAGGTTCTCCTGATCGAAGAGAAAGAACTGGGTGGGGTTTGTTTAAACCAGGGTTGTATTCCCACCAAGTCTTTTCTGAAAAATGCTGAGGCGGCCCACTTGGTGCAAACATCAAAGGAATACGGTATTGATGCCAAGATCCAGGCAGTCGATTGGCATTCAGCCTGGTTAAGAAAAGAGCGGGTCGTCAAGAATTCCCGCATGGGTGTAGAATCCTTGATCGCTGCCCATAAAATAATTTTGCTGAAAGGCAGAGGATATGTGGAAAATCCCCGAGAGATCAGAGTGGAAACTGGTCAGGAAAGTGTCAGGGTTTCTTGCCGGCATTTAATTATTACGGTGGGTTCGGAACCTCTGCTCCCTAAGATACCAGGCATCGACCTGCCCGGGGTGCTAACCAGTAATGAAGCATTGGAACTCAAGGAAATTCCCCGTTCTTTGGTCATTGTGGGTGCCGGAGTGATTGGTCTGGAATTTGCCGACATGTTCAATAGTATCGGAACTAAAGTGACGGTGCTGGAAATGGAAAACTCCATTCTCCCAAAGGAAGACCGGGAAATTGGGGAAGAGCTGCTAAAAGTTTTAAAAAGAAAAGGCATCGGTTTTAAGCTGGGTGTTCAGGTAAAAAAGATTGAAGAAATTAAAGAGATTGAAGAAATTAATGAAATTAGTGATCATCAAGATCAGCTAAAAATTCTTTTTGAAGGTAACCGTAAGGAAACTGTTTTAAAGGCCGAGAAAATTTTAGTCGCCGCAGGCAGAAGAAGCAGAACTTATTCCTCTGACCTGATTGCTTTAGGTCTCGAAATTGAGCATGGGGCAATTGCTGTCAATGAGAAAATGGCAACCAATGTGCCCGGTGTCTATGCTGCCGGTGATGTCATCGGGGGAAAACTTTTAGCTCATTTGGCTTATGCTGAGGGACGGGTGGCCGTGGAGAATGCCCTGGGCCGGGAAACCAGACTTAATTATGATACCGTACCAACCTGCACCTATACCCATCCGGAAATAGCTACCGTGGGGATAGGCGAGGAGGAAGCGGCCAAAAGAGGGATCAAGGTTTTGGTAGGACGTTTTGAATTGAGACATAACAGCCGGGCCATGACCCTGGGAGAAAGAGACGGTTTTGTTAAAGTCGTCGTGGATCGGGAGAGCGGCGTCATCCTGGGTGGTCAGATCCTGGGCTCTCAGGCTTCAGAAATGATCTCAGAGCTAACCCTGGCCGTTACCTTGGGGGTTAAGGCGGAAATAATAGCCGAGATGATGCACCCTCATCCAACCTTAAGTGAGGCGATCATGGAAGCATGCGGTGATGCCCTGGGCAGATCCATTCATAAGGTTAACGAAAAGAATTAA
- a CDS encoding 4Fe-4S dicluster domain-containing protein, translating into MSENTFMGVPRDKIDWAPTIDYTRCDYCMECDIFCPHQVFERREQEDKKLIVKNPNNCVVFCRACSKTCGPDALSFPNKAETTKRIKEIRKELAGND; encoded by the coding sequence GTGAGCGAAAACACCTTTATGGGTGTACCCAGAGACAAAATTGACTGGGCCCCTACCATTGACTATACCAGGTGTGACTATTGTATGGAATGTGATATCTTTTGTCCCCATCAAGTCTTTGAAAGAAGAGAGCAGGAAGATAAAAAGCTGATCGTGAAGAACCCCAATAACTGCGTGGTGTTCTGCCGGGCATGCAGTAAGACTTGCGGTCCGGATGCCCTGTCCTTTCCTAATAAAGCAGAAACCACGAAACGCATCAAGGAAATCAGGAAGGAGTTAGCGGGTAATGACTAA
- a CDS encoding putative zinc-binding protein, producing the protein MTKKYTVLPCSGIDKTAGSMSREIALRLAEETKSEVICPVFYRVSDARYNKLAQENPLLVIDGCGTRCASKLAAEKGLKIAGKINITEGAKKNQVEIGSSLRLGEKELHLCTLIMHDLLQEEAKTGEEEKTAGKEAQAAGAVPENIQYEKYSKDKFIFRIPKEGFYFIENDCWAYVVGNKARIGVTDFVQKSLSDIMFFTPPAVGREIEQFEEAGSIESGKAVFEIICPVSGVITAVNQELLDYPEYINDNPYEKGWIAELELTDFESDKELLVGFDAYFEILKRKVDEFHV; encoded by the coding sequence ATGACTAAAAAATATACTGTGCTCCCCTGCAGCGGGATCGATAAAACGGCAGGCTCCATGTCACGGGAAATTGCCCTGCGGCTTGCCGAAGAGACCAAAAGCGAGGTTATCTGCCCCGTTTTTTACCGGGTGTCTGATGCTCGTTACAATAAACTGGCCCAGGAGAACCCCCTGCTGGTCATCGATGGCTGCGGCACCCGTTGTGCTTCCAAGCTGGCCGCCGAAAAGGGACTAAAGATTGCCGGGAAAATCAATATTACTGAGGGAGCTAAGAAAAACCAGGTGGAAATTGGTTCATCACTGAGATTGGGTGAAAAGGAACTCCATTTATGTACGTTGATCATGCATGACCTGCTGCAAGAAGAAGCAAAGACCGGAGAAGAAGAAAAAACAGCGGGCAAAGAGGCTCAGGCAGCCGGGGCAGTCCCGGAAAATATTCAATATGAGAAATACTCCAAAGATAAATTCATTTTCCGCATCCCCAAGGAAGGATTTTATTTTATCGAAAATGACTGCTGGGCTTATGTGGTGGGTAATAAGGCGCGCATCGGGGTGACCGATTTTGTGCAAAAAAGCCTGTCGGATATTATGTTTTTTACCCCTCCTGCCGTGGGGCGTGAAATTGAGCAATTTGAGGAGGCCGGGTCCATTGAATCAGGAAAAGCCGTCTTCGAAATCATCTGTCCCGTTTCCGGCGTCATCACAGCTGTAAATCAAGAACTGCTGGATTATCCCGAATATATCAATGACAATCCTTATGAAAAAGGATGGATCGCGGAGCTGGAGTTAACAGATTTTGAGAGTGACAAGGAACTCCTGGTTGGTTTTGATGCATATTTTGAGATTTTGAAGAGGAAGGTTGATGAATTCCATGTCTAA
- a CDS encoding putative zinc-binding protein has product MSNKVNVIPCSGMGKVHGLLAREMALKVVQELCPDISQTECLAYIVTGDQEVRNKIRTGQCITIDGCPLMCAAKSVNHAGGVIAQELRVLDALKSYRGVKPGTATALNEEGWKIVDETAEKIAMQVKEIYGEE; this is encoded by the coding sequence ATGTCTAACAAAGTAAATGTGATCCCCTGCAGCGGGATGGGCAAAGTGCACGGACTGCTGGCCCGGGAAATGGCTTTAAAGGTTGTTCAGGAACTCTGTCCGGATATTTCCCAAACTGAGTGCCTGGCCTACATTGTCACCGGCGACCAGGAGGTCAGGAACAAAATTCGAACCGGTCAATGTATCACCATCGACGGCTGCCCTCTGATGTGTGCGGCAAAAAGCGTTAATCATGCCGGCGGTGTTATTGCCCAGGAACTTCGCGTCTTGGATGCCTTAAAATCATATCGGGGGGTAAAACCGGGTACCGCCACAGCCCTTAATGAAGAAGGCTGGAAAATCGTGGACGAGACAGCAGAAAAAATTGCAATGCAAGTAAAAGAGATTTACGGGGAGGAATAG
- a CDS encoding putative zinc-binding protein: MEPIKIGVVSCSGEDCLGGTISRLATRKILERIRLGESSVTICLPLFIAGGEEERDFAKDYPTITVDGCNKYCARRATEKLSGKVTDTIQVGEIIGEEIATGSALSTRNLTPEHHQMADKVAEEISIKFDRIVEGNFKK, from the coding sequence ATGGAACCGATCAAAATTGGGGTCGTATCTTGCAGCGGTGAAGATTGCCTGGGTGGGACCATTTCCCGCTTGGCAACGAGAAAGATTTTAGAGAGAATCCGTCTTGGTGAATCATCGGTAACCATTTGCCTACCTTTGTTTATTGCCGGCGGAGAAGAAGAAAGAGATTTTGCCAAAGATTACCCCACAATTACAGTCGACGGCTGCAACAAATATTGCGCCAGAAGGGCCACGGAGAAATTAAGCGGTAAGGTAACCGACACGATACAAGTGGGGGAGATAATCGGTGAGGAAATAGCAACAGGGTCGGCTCTTTCTACCAGAAACCTGACCCCAGAACACCATCAAATGGCGGATAAAGTTGCTGAGGAGATCAGTATTAAATTTGACCGGATTGTAGAAGGAAACTTCAAAAAATAG
- a CDS encoding ArsR/SmtB family transcription factor, translating to MDKGIYQAFKALGEPTRLKIIKMLSYQAMCVCELSEVLDMLQPRVSQHLKILKDAELVAENKEGNFVCYTLNRDQLDQLWHDFNFFLNAEVSRLPGYEKESDRLNNLSCNEKVKEIKEKLKSESR from the coding sequence TTGGATAAAGGAATCTATCAAGCATTCAAGGCTCTGGGCGAACCTACCCGTTTGAAGATTATAAAAATGCTTTCCTATCAGGCCATGTGTGTCTGTGAACTGAGTGAAGTCTTAGATATGCTCCAGCCCAGGGTTTCCCAACACTTAAAGATTCTGAAAGATGCCGAACTGGTGGCAGAAAACAAAGAAGGAAATTTTGTTTGTTATACCTTAAATCGGGATCAGCTGGATCAGTTGTGGCATGACTTTAATTTTTTCCTGAATGCGGAGGTTTCACGTTTGCCGGGTTATGAAAAGGAAAGTGACCGCTTAAATAATTTATCATGCAACGAAAAAGTTAAAGAAATCAAGGAAAAATTAAAAAGTGAAAGCAGATGA
- a CDS encoding two-component system sensor histidine kinase NtrB, with translation MPVIVLSLKYGLRMALLSAFLIIIIDFYHSYLYNFVNVDADIMLAGIITLLAWLLGHMMETQYENRARLEEDIIYRKGVAKKNEEQLAFLQNLIDTIPHPIFQTDDKLYFTMCNKSFEDFFGVSRGELLDKTIWDLFPMKLALDFCAPQRALPFVPGSPHGEYKLTNREGAGREVILNKAKAHHMNGHGNGFLGIILDQTEQKQFQREMARMEKLNLVGEMAAGIAHEIRNPISTVKGFLQLYQIDEDGETLKDHVGLMIEELDRANSIITVYLSLAKDKATSLVRRQLNEVISTLAPLIESDAMITEHGVTFELNPLPEIFLDESEIKQMLLNFCRNGFDAMEKGGNLMISTYVKDQQVVLEIKDQGRGIAPEIMEKLGTPFVTNKPEGTGLGLAVCFSVAARHHAAITYDTGSEGTSFYVRFPKYSFSLGKQ, from the coding sequence ATGCCTGTGATTGTCCTTTCCCTGAAGTATGGCTTGAGAATGGCTTTGCTTTCTGCTTTCTTGATCATCATTATTGATTTTTATCACAGCTATCTTTACAATTTTGTTAATGTCGACGCCGATATTATGCTCGCAGGGATCATCACTCTTTTAGCCTGGCTTTTGGGGCATATGATGGAAACCCAGTATGAAAACAGAGCCCGTCTGGAAGAAGACATCATCTACCGCAAAGGAGTGGCAAAGAAAAATGAGGAGCAGCTTGCTTTTCTTCAAAATTTGATCGACACCATTCCTCATCCTATTTTTCAAACCGATGATAAGCTTTATTTCACCATGTGCAATAAGTCTTTTGAAGATTTTTTCGGTGTCAGCCGTGGGGAACTTCTTGATAAAACCATTTGGGATCTTTTTCCCATGAAGCTGGCCCTGGATTTTTGTGCGCCGCAAAGGGCCTTGCCCTTCGTCCCGGGATCCCCCCATGGGGAGTACAAGCTTACCAACCGGGAAGGTGCTGGGCGGGAGGTCATCCTTAATAAGGCCAAGGCACATCATATGAACGGACATGGAAACGGATTTTTAGGGATCATCCTTGATCAGACGGAACAAAAGCAATTCCAAAGGGAAATGGCCCGCATGGAAAAATTAAATCTGGTGGGTGAAATGGCCGCCGGCATTGCCCATGAGATCAGAAATCCTATTTCCACCGTGAAAGGTTTTTTACAGCTTTATCAAATTGACGAGGACGGGGAGACCCTTAAAGATCATGTAGGTTTGATGATTGAGGAGCTGGATAGGGCCAACAGCATTATTACGGTCTACCTCTCCCTGGCAAAAGACAAAGCCACCAGCCTGGTCAGGAGACAACTGAATGAGGTCATCTCAACCCTGGCGCCCTTGATTGAATCTGATGCGATGATCACCGAACACGGCGTAACCTTTGAGTTGAATCCTCTTCCTGAAATATTCCTGGATGAATCTGAGATCAAACAAATGCTCCTGAATTTTTGCCGCAATGGTTTTGATGCCATGGAAAAAGGGGGCAACCTGATGATCAGCACCTATGTAAAGGATCAACAGGTTGTGCTGGAAATTAAGGATCAGGGCAGGGGCATCGCGCCGGAAATTATGGAGAAGCTGGGCACCCCCTTCGTTACCAATAAACCGGAGGGCACCGGGCTGGGCTTGGCGGTATGTTTCAGTGTCGCCGCCCGGCATCATGCCGCCATTACTTATGATACCGGTAGTGAAGGAACCAGCTTTTATGTCCGCTTTCCCAAGTACTCTTTTTCTTTAGGCAAACAATAA